Proteins found in one Oreochromis niloticus isolate F11D_XX linkage group LG22, O_niloticus_UMD_NMBU, whole genome shotgun sequence genomic segment:
- the nrsn1l gene encoding neurensin 1-like isoform X1: MAAMTHWCSVPAVSLRLCTRREMALCSEACASGSGGESSGSEAGSSCLQFGVRSYLHHFYEECSSSMWERDPEDRGFVQSQRSALWWISAVWKVSLALGVLILTAGIATLSVGYSTPPKIESFGEGDLFFVDTQAISFNKGLHLSAAAGIGLSCLGSALAAMGVVVWILPKANLKERLSHRPGGVEGRRECGSKSRGFKDVRDVVTKPPGSEEGKVPFTLSKVENVQPAS, encoded by the exons ATGGCCGCGATGACTCACTGGTGTTCAGTGCCGGCGGTTAGTTTGCGTCT GTGTACAAGGAGAGAGATGGCTCTGTGCTCCGaggcctgtgcttctggctcgGGAGGAGAATCCTCCGGCAGTGAG GCAGGTTCAAGCTGTCTTCAGTTTGGGGTTCGTTCCTATCTGCACCATTTCTATGAAGAGTGCTCCTCCTCCATGTGGGAGAGAGACCCGGAGGATCGGGGGTTCGTCCAGAGCCAGAGGTCAGCCCTGTGGTGGATCTCAGCAGTCTGGAAG GTGTCCTTGGCCCTGGGTGTCCTCATCTTGACTGCAGGTATTGCCACACTGTCGGTCGGCTACTCCACTCCTCCCAAAATCGAGTCGTTCGGAGAGGGAGATCTGTTCTTCGTGGACACGCAGGCCATCAGCTTTAACAAGGGGCTGCATCTCAGCGCCGCAGCCGGGATTGGGCTCTCCTGCCTCGGCTCTGCCCTGGCTGCAATGGGGGTTGTTGTTTGGATCCTCCCCAAGGCCAACTTGAAAGAGAGGCTGTCCCACAGACCAGGGGGAGTGGAAGGGAGAAGAGAGTGTGGGTCAAAGTCGAGGGGCTTTAAGGATGTTAGGGATGTGGTCACTAAGCCACCTGGTTCAGAGGAGGGGAAGGTGCCCTTTACCCTGTCGAAGGTGGAAAATGTGCAGCCCGCTTCTTAG
- the nrsn1l gene encoding neurensin 1-like isoform X2: MALCSEACASGSGGESSGSEAGSSCLQFGVRSYLHHFYEECSSSMWERDPEDRGFVQSQRSALWWISAVWKVSLALGVLILTAGIATLSVGYSTPPKIESFGEGDLFFVDTQAISFNKGLHLSAAAGIGLSCLGSALAAMGVVVWILPKANLKERLSHRPGGVEGRRECGSKSRGFKDVRDVVTKPPGSEEGKVPFTLSKVENVQPAS, encoded by the exons ATGGCTCTGTGCTCCGaggcctgtgcttctggctcgGGAGGAGAATCCTCCGGCAGTGAG GCAGGTTCAAGCTGTCTTCAGTTTGGGGTTCGTTCCTATCTGCACCATTTCTATGAAGAGTGCTCCTCCTCCATGTGGGAGAGAGACCCGGAGGATCGGGGGTTCGTCCAGAGCCAGAGGTCAGCCCTGTGGTGGATCTCAGCAGTCTGGAAG GTGTCCTTGGCCCTGGGTGTCCTCATCTTGACTGCAGGTATTGCCACACTGTCGGTCGGCTACTCCACTCCTCCCAAAATCGAGTCGTTCGGAGAGGGAGATCTGTTCTTCGTGGACACGCAGGCCATCAGCTTTAACAAGGGGCTGCATCTCAGCGCCGCAGCCGGGATTGGGCTCTCCTGCCTCGGCTCTGCCCTGGCTGCAATGGGGGTTGTTGTTTGGATCCTCCCCAAGGCCAACTTGAAAGAGAGGCTGTCCCACAGACCAGGGGGAGTGGAAGGGAGAAGAGAGTGTGGGTCAAAGTCGAGGGGCTTTAAGGATGTTAGGGATGTGGTCACTAAGCCACCTGGTTCAGAGGAGGGGAAGGTGCCCTTTACCCTGTCGAAGGTGGAAAATGTGCAGCCCGCTTCTTAG